From a single Nicotiana tomentosiformis chromosome 2, ASM39032v3, whole genome shotgun sequence genomic region:
- the LOC138904706 gene encoding uncharacterized protein yields MLAGRAYYCFLDGYSGYNHILIAPEDQEKTTFTCPYGIFAFSRIPFGLCNAPTTFHRCMMAIFTDMVEGFLEVFMDDFSVVGNSFKEFLDNWDKVLARCEETNLVLNWEKCHFMVEEGIVLDHKISKNEIQDRKGIENQVADHLSLLEEERPHDVLEINDSFPDEQLLSISMTGMPWKKLKRDCLDYYWDEPYLFKICTDDVMRRCVPEEEQLGILEACHSSLYSGHHGGARTTTKVLSCGFYWPSLYKNASDLVKHCDECQRAGGISKKNEMPLTTILEIDIFDVWGIDFMGPFMSSCGNTYILVAVDYVSKWVEVVALPNNEARSVVAFLKKNIFTKFGTSMGISDGGSDFCNKVFDTLLSKYDWSKKLDDALWAYRTAYKTPIAANLRVEQLNELDEFRFHAYSSSSLYKDKMKYLHDKYIWNKEFKEDDLVLLFNYRLRMFPGKLKSKWSGPFEVVHVTPFGALDLKNKNDEVFRVNGHRFKYYLGKVDDGHVVALLQFKQWFAHVVQEIHRKGGKNPPEAEVKFPGRFHLVDESSSSASSSDGSEEGSQASEPSSSHALADLINMDNDDVPDDGRGEDTTVGGLGRSKKPEIWEDRFVSATTFAKFREWWPQRSLTLERQFLMKDLDKHNPQCPPTIPGVKMLEMVHPPHYGCQ; encoded by the exons ATGTTAgccggacgtgcttattattgcttccttgatggatattccgggtataaccatattcttattgctcctgaagaccaagagaagaccactttcacttgtccctatggcattTTCGCATTCTCGCGAATTCCATTCGGATTATGCAATGCACCAACAACTTTTCAccggtgcatgatggccatcttcaccgatatggtggagggCTTTcttgaggttttcatggatgatttttctgtcgtGGGGAATTCTTTTAAAGAGTTCTTGGATAACTGggataaggtattggcacgttgtgaggaaactaacttggtgttgaattgggagaagtgtcactttatggtcgaggagggcattgtcctcgatcacaagatttccaagaatg agattcaagaccgcaagggtattgagaatcaagtggcggatcACTTGTCCCTATTGGAGGAGGAGAGGCCACATGATgtccttgagatcaatgattcatttcctgacgaacaactcctttccatttctatgactgggatgccatg gaagaagctcaaacgggactgcctagactactattgggatgagccatatctcttcaaaatttgtaCTGATGATGTTATGcgaagatgtgtaccagaagaagaacaattgggtattcttgaagcatGCCACTCTTCGCTATatagtggtcaccatggtggagcgagaacTACTACAAAGGTGCTaagctgtggattctattggccttcCCTTTACAAGAATGCTAGCGACCTCGttaagcattgtgatgaatgccaaagggccggtgggatctccaagaaaaatgagatgcctctcaccaccatcctagagattgatatttttgatgtttggggcataGATTTTATGGGCCCGTTTATGAGCTCATGTGGGAACACCTATatattggtagctgtggattacgtgtccaaatgggttgaagttgtggctttacccaacaatgaagctcgaagtgtggtagctttcttgaagaagaacatattcacaAAGTTTGGTACTTCAATGggcattagtgatgggggatcagacttttgcaacaaagtttttgatactttactctccaagtatg attggtcgaagaaacttgacgatgctctttGGGCATATAGAACAGCTTACAAAACACCAATTG CTGCAAATCTTAGggtggagcaattgaatgaacttgatgagtttcggTTCCATGCATACTccagttcgtccttgtataaggacaagatgaagtacctccatgacaagtatatctggaacaaagaattcaaagaagatgatcTTGTGCTTTTGTTCAACTATCGGTtgcggatgtttccgggaaagctgaaatcaaagtggagtggcccatttgaagttgtacatgtgacaccctttggtgctctagatttgaaaaataagaatgatgaggtgtttagagtcaacgGGCACCGATTTAAAtattatcttggcaaggttgatgatggccacgttgtggcgttGCTCCagttcaa ACAGTGGTTCGCTCACGTGGTACAAGAAATACATCGCAAGGGAGGGaagaaccctcccgaggccgaggtcAAG TTTCCTGGTAGATTCCACCTAGTAGATGAGTCATCTTCTTCTGCTAGTTCCTCTGATGGTTCGGAAGAGGGTAGTCAAGCTTCtgagccctcttcctcacatgcTCTAGCTGATCTAATTAATATGGACAATGATGATGTCCCAGACGATGGGAGAGGGGAGGATACTACAGTAGGAGGTTTGGGGAGATCAAAGAAACCAGAGATATGGGAGGATAGATTCGTCAGTGCTACTACCTTTGCTAAATTTAGGGAATGGTGGCCGCAACGGtcactcactcttgagcgacagttcttGATGAAAGATCTAGACAAGCACAACCCCCAATGTCCTCCGACAATTCCGGGAGTGAAAATGTTAGAAATGGTTCACCCACCGCATTATGGATGCCAAtga
- the LOC138904707 gene encoding uncharacterized protein produces MRFSELARHAVWLVPTDRERIRRFIDGLTYQLWLLMTRERVSGVTFDEVVDSARQIDVVRSQEHGEREAKRPRGPGDFSGVPSGGQFYRDRGRPYRHAQTGRPVHRSASSGQGSYSSHHGQSSLSALPPQSSSRAPSVQGSFAQGASSSYSGSWGLIQSAPPSVPGSCFECGEFGHMWR; encoded by the coding sequence atgagattttctgagttggctcgtcatgcagtttggttggttcccactgatagggagaggattaggaggttcattgatggcctcacatatcagttgtggttacttatgactcgggagagagtatcGGGTGtaacttttgatgaggtagtcgaCAGTGCTCGGCAAATAGATGTGGTTCGTAGTCAGGAacatggagagagggaggccaagagacctcgtggaccaggtgatttcagcggtgttccttcagggggtcagttttaccgcgataggggtcgtccttacagacacgctcaaacgggtcgtccagttcaccgtagTGCATCATCCGGCcagggttcatatagttctcatcatggccagtcatctctcagtgcccttccaccACAGAGTTCGTCTCGtgccccttcagttcagggttcatttgcacagggtgcttctagcagttattctggttcttggGGCCTGATTCAGTCCGCACCACCATCAGTAccggggagctgctttgagtgcggggaatttgggcatatgtggagataG